One region of Streptomyces davaonensis JCM 4913 genomic DNA includes:
- a CDS encoding RNA-guided endonuclease InsQ/TnpB family protein, translating to MKLVVQVRLLPTPVQAAALEATLLACNEAATWASAVAFEKDVKRNFALREHTYTEIKARWGLGAQAAQHVIKKVCDAYTVLKASLKAGNLGKPGSKRYRRAVEEPVAFRPKGAQPYDDRMLSWQIDQRRISIWTVSGRVKDVAFTAGPEQLATLALYRRGESDLLCRDGMWFLNATCDVPEAPLNTDPVDFLGIDLGIVNIATTSDGEIMAGRELNRIRVRERKLRTKLQKKNTPSAKRRLKKRRRKEARRAKDINHKIAKHVVAEAERTGRGIALEDLTGIRERVRLRKPQRATHSSWAFAQLGQFIAYKARRAGVPVVYVDPAYTSRTCAECGHVDRANRVSQAWFACRSCGFVDHADRNSSRNIRARAWQLWRRGAQSTAPAPPPRQRGRAGRKRSATPSDARCANPSH from the coding sequence GTGAAGCTGGTGGTGCAGGTCAGACTGCTGCCGACGCCGGTGCAGGCGGCGGCCCTTGAGGCGACCCTGCTCGCCTGCAACGAAGCGGCGACCTGGGCGAGCGCGGTCGCCTTCGAGAAGGACGTGAAGAGGAACTTCGCGCTGCGCGAGCACACCTACACCGAGATCAAGGCCCGCTGGGGCCTAGGTGCGCAGGCCGCCCAGCACGTCATCAAGAAGGTGTGTGACGCATACACCGTGCTGAAGGCCAGTCTGAAGGCTGGGAATCTGGGCAAGCCCGGCTCAAAGCGGTACCGCCGGGCGGTGGAGGAGCCGGTCGCCTTCCGCCCCAAGGGTGCGCAGCCGTATGACGACCGCATGCTGTCCTGGCAGATCGACCAGCGCCGGATCTCGATCTGGACTGTTTCGGGGCGGGTCAAGGACGTGGCGTTCACCGCGGGCCCGGAGCAGCTGGCCACCCTGGCCCTGTACCGCAGGGGCGAGTCCGACCTGCTGTGCCGGGACGGCATGTGGTTCCTGAACGCCACCTGCGACGTTCCCGAAGCGCCGCTGAACACCGATCCGGTGGACTTCCTCGGCATCGACCTGGGCATCGTGAACATCGCCACCACATCCGACGGCGAGATCATGGCTGGACGTGAGCTCAACCGCATCCGGGTCAGAGAGCGGAAGCTCCGTACGAAGCTCCAGAAGAAGAACACCCCGTCCGCCAAGCGCCGCTTGAAGAAGCGGCGTCGCAAGGAGGCGCGGCGGGCGAAGGACATCAACCACAAGATCGCGAAGCATGTGGTGGCTGAGGCGGAACGCACCGGTCGCGGGATCGCCCTGGAGGACCTGACGGGCATCCGCGAACGGGTACGGCTTCGAAAGCCCCAACGGGCCACCCATTCCAGCTGGGCCTTCGCCCAGCTGGGGCAGTTCATCGCGTACAAGGCCCGCCGGGCGGGGGTGCCGGTGGTGTACGTCGATCCGGCATACACCTCCCGTACCTGCGCGGAGTGCGGGCACGTGGACAGGGCGAACCGGGTCTCCCAGGCCTGGTTCGCCTGCCGGTCCTGCGGATTCGTTGATCACGCGGACCGGAACAGCTCCCGCAACATCCGGGCTCGCGCCTGGCAGTTGTGGCGACGCGGGGCACAGTCAACTGCCCCCGCTCCACCACCGCGACAGCGGGGCAGAGCCGGACGCAAACGCAGCGCCACACCCAGTGACGCCCGTTGTGCAAACCCGTCGCATTAG
- the pepN gene encoding aminopeptidase N — MPGENLSRDEARERAALLSVDGYDVSLDLRSAVGDEASDGPRTFRSVTTIRFRCAEPGATSFVDLIAPGVTAVSLNGRDLDPSEVFDGARIALEDLAAENELVVDAQCAYSRTGEGMHRFVDPEDGEVYLYTQYEPADSRRVHACFEQPDLKAPFRFEVRAPEGWTVWSNGVGRLADGVWRFAETKPISTYITCVVAGPYHYVTDSYERVLEDGTRLEIPLGAMCRKGLAPHFDADDVFLVTKQGLDFFHDHFDYPYPFGKYDQAFVPEYNLGAMENPGLVTFREEYIFRGKVTRASYEARANVILHEMAHMWFGDLVTMEWWDDLWLKESFADFMGSFATVGATRFTDGWITFANRRKAWAYRADQLPSTHPVTADIRDLQDAKLNFDGITYAKGASVLKQLVAYVGQEAFLEGARRYFKRHAYGNTRLGDLLSVLGETSGRDMAAWSRSWLQTAGVNSLTPQVLLDPQGRVSELAVVQEAPESHPELRPHRVAVGLYRRTGDALERYARVEVDVDGPRTVVAELAGAEAPELVLVNDDDLTYCKTRFDETSLAALRRGLGDMTDPLARALCWSALWNMTRDALLPAREFIDLVLKFAGRESDIGVLQQLHMWAESAAVHYSAPEQRERAGRLLTEGAWRELRAAEPGSEHQLAWARFFARAAQAPSDFELLSGLLDGTETLPGLEVDQELRWAFLDALAAHDVVGDKELAAELARDDTASGKRHHVRCLAARPQAAVKAQAWAQVVESEELSNALVEATIAGFARPSQRELTAPYTQKYFAAIERVWAERSIQIGMVVVQGLFPSLQESQETLDATDAWLSAHEQAAPALRRLVLEARDDLARALRGQACDAAAGA, encoded by the coding sequence GTGCCCGGTGAGAATCTGTCCCGCGACGAGGCCCGGGAGCGGGCCGCGCTGCTGTCCGTCGACGGGTACGACGTCTCGCTCGACCTGCGTTCCGCGGTCGGCGACGAGGCGTCGGACGGGCCGCGTACGTTCCGCTCGGTCACCACGATCCGCTTCCGCTGTGCCGAGCCGGGCGCCACGAGTTTCGTCGATCTGATCGCACCGGGCGTCACCGCGGTCTCCCTCAACGGCCGGGACCTCGACCCGAGCGAGGTCTTCGACGGCGCCCGGATCGCGCTGGAGGACCTGGCCGCCGAGAACGAACTGGTCGTCGACGCGCAGTGCGCGTACTCCCGTACCGGCGAGGGCATGCACCGCTTCGTCGACCCCGAGGACGGCGAGGTGTACCTGTACACCCAGTACGAGCCGGCCGACTCCCGCCGGGTCCACGCCTGCTTCGAGCAGCCGGACCTCAAGGCGCCGTTCCGTTTCGAGGTGCGGGCGCCCGAGGGTTGGACGGTGTGGAGCAACGGCGTGGGCCGCCTCGCCGACGGGGTGTGGCGGTTCGCGGAGACCAAGCCGATCTCGACGTACATCACCTGTGTGGTGGCCGGTCCCTACCACTATGTGACCGACTCCTACGAGCGCGTCCTCGAGGACGGCACCCGTCTTGAGATCCCCCTCGGCGCGATGTGCCGCAAGGGGCTCGCGCCGCACTTCGACGCCGACGACGTGTTCCTGGTCACCAAGCAGGGCCTGGACTTCTTCCACGACCACTTCGACTACCCGTATCCGTTCGGGAAGTACGACCAGGCCTTCGTGCCCGAGTACAACCTGGGTGCGATGGAGAACCCGGGCCTGGTGACGTTCCGCGAGGAGTACATCTTCCGCGGGAAGGTGACGCGGGCCTCGTACGAGGCGCGGGCCAACGTCATCCTGCACGAGATGGCGCACATGTGGTTCGGCGACCTGGTCACCATGGAGTGGTGGGACGACCTGTGGCTGAAGGAGTCCTTCGCGGACTTCATGGGCTCGTTCGCCACGGTCGGCGCGACCCGCTTCACCGACGGCTGGATCACCTTCGCCAACCGCCGCAAGGCGTGGGCGTACCGCGCCGACCAGCTGCCCTCCACGCACCCGGTCACGGCCGACATCCGTGACCTCCAGGACGCGAAGCTGAACTTCGACGGCATCACGTACGCCAAGGGCGCGTCCGTGCTGAAGCAGCTGGTGGCGTACGTCGGCCAGGAGGCGTTCCTGGAGGGCGCCCGCCGCTACTTCAAGCGGCACGCCTACGGCAACACCCGCCTCGGCGACCTGCTCTCGGTGCTCGGCGAGACCAGCGGCCGGGACATGGCCGCCTGGTCCCGGTCCTGGCTCCAGACGGCCGGGGTCAACTCCCTGACCCCGCAGGTGCTGTTGGACCCGCAGGGCCGGGTCTCGGAGCTGGCGGTGGTGCAGGAGGCGCCCGAGTCGCATCCGGAGCTGCGGCCGCACCGCGTCGCGGTGGGCCTGTACCGCCGTACCGGCGACGCGCTGGAGCGGTACGCGCGCGTGGAGGTGGACGTCGACGGTCCGCGTACGGTCGTGGCGGAGCTGGCCGGGGCCGAGGCGCCGGAGCTGGTGCTGGTCAACGACGACGATCTGACGTACTGCAAGACCCGCTTCGACGAGACCTCGCTGGCCGCGCTGCGGCGCGGGCTCGGCGACATGACCGACCCCTTGGCGCGGGCGCTGTGCTGGTCGGCGCTGTGGAACATGACGCGCGACGCGCTGCTGCCCGCGCGGGAGTTCATCGACCTGGTGCTGAAGTTCGCGGGCCGGGAGTCCGACATCGGGGTGCTCCAGCAGCTGCACATGTGGGCGGAGTCGGCGGCGGTGCACTACAGCGCGCCCGAGCAGCGGGAACGGGCCGGCCGGCTGCTCACCGAGGGGGCTTGGCGGGAGCTGCGGGCGGCCGAGCCGGGCAGCGAGCACCAGTTGGCGTGGGCGCGGTTCTTCGCGCGGGCGGCACAGGCGCCGTCCGACTTCGAGCTGCTGTCGGGGCTGCTGGACGGCACCGAGACCCTGCCGGGCCTCGAGGTCGACCAGGAGCTGCGCTGGGCGTTCCTGGACGCGCTCGCGGCGCATGACGTCGTCGGCGACAAGGAGCTGGCCGCCGAACTCGCCCGGGACGACACCGCGTCGGGCAAGCGCCACCACGTGCGCTGCCTCGCCGCCCGTCCGCAGGCCGCGGTCAAGGCGCAGGCGTGGGCGCAGGTGGTGGAGTCGGAGGAGCTGTCCAACGCGCTGGTGGAGGCGACCATCGCGGGCTTCGCCCGGCCCTCGCAGCGGGAGCTGACGGCGCCGTACACGCAGAAGTACTTCGCGGCGATCGAGCGGGTGTGGGCCGAGCGGTCGATCCAGATCGGCATGGTCGTGGTGCAGGGCCTGTTCCCCTCGCTCCAGGAGTCCCAGGAGACGCTGGACGCCACGGACGCCTGGCTCTCAGCGCACGAGCAGGCGGCTCCGGCCCTGCGCCGGCTCGTGCTGGAGGCGCGGGACGACCTGGCACGGGCGTTGCGGGGACAGGCGTGCGACGCGGCGGCGGGCGCCTGA
- a CDS encoding mycothiol-dependent nitroreductase Rv2466c family protein, which yields MSETATTSAKTPVDFWFDPLCPWAWMTSRWVLEVEKVRDIEVRWHIMSLAVLNEPKIDELPEEYRELLETKAWQPIRVVTAAWQKHGSDILGPLYTALGTRIHNEGQGPSRDAVVGALADVGLPADLIEYFDQKDFEFDAELRASHKEGIDKVGQDVGTPVIAVPGDDGEQIAFFGPVVTPAPKGEEAARLWDGTLAVASVPGFYEIKRTRTKGPDFSNL from the coding sequence ATGTCCGAGACCGCGACGACGTCCGCGAAGACCCCCGTCGACTTCTGGTTCGACCCGCTGTGCCCCTGGGCCTGGATGACCTCCCGCTGGGTGCTGGAAGTGGAGAAGGTCCGCGACATCGAGGTCCGCTGGCACATCATGAGCCTGGCTGTGCTGAACGAGCCGAAGATCGACGAACTTCCCGAGGAGTACCGCGAGCTGCTGGAGACCAAGGCATGGCAGCCGATCCGGGTGGTGACGGCGGCCTGGCAGAAGCACGGCTCCGACATCCTCGGCCCGCTGTACACGGCGCTCGGCACCCGCATCCACAACGAGGGCCAGGGCCCTAGCCGGGACGCCGTCGTCGGCGCCCTGGCCGATGTCGGTCTGCCCGCCGACCTGATCGAGTACTTCGACCAGAAGGACTTCGAGTTCGACGCCGAGCTGCGCGCCTCCCACAAGGAGGGCATAGACAAGGTCGGCCAGGACGTCGGCACTCCGGTGATCGCGGTCCCCGGTGACGACGGCGAGCAGATCGCCTTCTTCGGCCCGGTCGTCACCCCGGCCCCGAAGGGCGAGGAGGCCGCCCGCCTCTGGGACGGCACCCTCGCCGTGGCCTCGGTCCCCGGCTTCTACGAGATCAAGCGCACCCGCACCAAGGGCCCCGACTTCAGCAACCTGTAG
- a CDS encoding FGGY-family carbohydrate kinase yields MYIGIDVGTSLVKAAAFDGIGRELGVASRPLGLTLHGGVVEQDMEEVYGAVVAVLDEITARVPEPVELAGLTGQGDGVWLLDAEGRPVRPAASWMDGRANELVDQWLADGTFEAVFRRTGGAMFPGCPGPLLAWLDSHEPKSLDAAATALYCKDMVFHRLTGAPVTTEVSDASMPFLDPVSRTYDNRVVELLGLTHRRGLLAPVSDPAATAVALGEGLPAGTPIANGPYDLPACALGAGVTADGDGLLIVGTCLAALVGTAEVDLAGEPGGLYICTDRPGHWLRAMPAMVGTAALDWVLSTTGVTHEEVDGLLAGTPPGAHGVRVLPYFAPSGERAPFVEPRLRAELTGVCLESTPADLVRATCEGIGYAARHCLEAAGLTGTLAVCGGGTRSPAWTRLLADVLGRPLRVVEGEVGARGAVLAAAERHGVELDAGQWTRPTVVVEPDAGRASHYERGYAEHLARLDAARERVRD; encoded by the coding sequence ATGTACATCGGTATCGATGTGGGCACGTCGCTGGTGAAGGCCGCCGCGTTCGACGGCATCGGACGGGAACTCGGCGTCGCGTCCCGGCCGTTGGGGCTCACCCTGCACGGCGGGGTGGTCGAGCAGGACATGGAGGAGGTGTACGGGGCGGTCGTCGCCGTCCTCGACGAGATCACCGCGCGGGTGCCGGAGCCGGTGGAGCTGGCCGGGCTCACCGGGCAGGGCGACGGGGTGTGGCTGTTGGACGCCGAGGGGCGCCCGGTGCGGCCCGCGGCCTCCTGGATGGACGGCCGGGCGAACGAACTCGTCGACCAGTGGCTCGCGGACGGCACCTTCGAGGCCGTGTTCCGGCGCACCGGCGGCGCCATGTTCCCGGGCTGCCCGGGACCGCTGCTGGCCTGGCTGGACAGCCACGAGCCGAAGTCCCTGGACGCCGCGGCGACCGCGCTGTACTGCAAGGACATGGTGTTCCACCGGCTGACGGGGGCGCCGGTGACGACGGAGGTGTCGGACGCCTCGATGCCGTTCCTGGACCCGGTGTCACGGACGTACGACAACCGGGTGGTGGAGCTGCTGGGGCTGACCCATCGGCGGGGGCTGCTGGCGCCGGTGAGCGATCCGGCGGCGACGGCCGTCGCTCTCGGCGAGGGGCTGCCCGCGGGGACGCCGATCGCGAACGGGCCGTACGACCTGCCGGCCTGTGCGCTCGGGGCGGGGGTCACCGCCGACGGGGACGGGCTGCTGATCGTCGGCACCTGTCTGGCGGCGCTGGTGGGGACGGCCGAGGTGGATCTGGCCGGGGAGCCGGGCGGGCTGTACATCTGCACCGACCGGCCGGGGCACTGGCTGCGCGCCATGCCCGCGATGGTCGGCACGGCCGCCCTGGACTGGGTGCTGTCGACGACCGGGGTCACCCATGAAGAGGTCGACGGGCTGCTGGCCGGGACCCCGCCGGGCGCGCACGGGGTGCGGGTGCTGCCGTACTTCGCGCCGTCCGGGGAGCGGGCGCCGTTCGTGGAGCCGCGGCTGCGCGCCGAACTCACCGGTGTCTGCCTGGAGTCGACGCCCGCCGACCTGGTCCGCGCCACCTGCGAGGGCATCGGCTACGCGGCCCGGCACTGTCTGGAGGCGGCGGGGCTGACCGGCACGCTCGCGGTGTGCGGGGGCGGCACCCGCAGCCCCGCCTGGACGCGGCTGCTCGCGGACGTCCTCGGCCGGCCGCTGCGGGTCGTCGAGGGCGAGGTGGGCGCCCGGGGCGCGGTGCTCGCGGCGGCGGAGCGGCACGGGGTCGAACTGGACGCGGGGCAATGGACCCGGCCGACGGTTGTGGTGGAGCCGGACGCGGGGCGGGCCTCGCATTACGAGCGGGGGTACGCGGAGCATCTGGCGCGGCTGGATGCGGCGCGGGAGCGGGTACGGGACTGA
- a CDS encoding 2-hydroxyacid dehydrogenase yields MNSTSDKRVRVLAAGDHFVLPRLITDAVRQETAADVRELTLGWPSEPFGPVAEVAEASDAEEALIEALADDREVLVTQMGPVTERVLAACPALRLVVVCRGGPVNVNLDAAKIHDVRVCYAPGRNAAATAEFTVGLLLAALRRIPQSHELLARRGSWAGAAYYTYEHSGLELEDLPVGLVGHGAVGSRVARVLCAFGARVMVHDPYAHGEIHGLRLASLDELLRRSQVITLHVRLTAETRGLIGARELALLPPGAVVVNAARGPLLDEVALCAALERGHLSAAALDTYAQEPLPAASRLRALADRVVLTPHLGGASRAVAEKAATIAAAEVGRWARREPLAHCLT; encoded by the coding sequence ATGAACTCCACTTCCGACAAGCGCGTGCGGGTCCTGGCCGCCGGGGACCACTTCGTCCTGCCCCGGCTGATCACGGACGCGGTACGGCAGGAAACGGCCGCCGATGTACGGGAGTTGACGCTCGGCTGGCCGTCGGAGCCGTTCGGTCCGGTGGCCGAGGTGGCGGAGGCCAGCGATGCCGAGGAGGCGCTGATCGAGGCGCTCGCCGACGACCGCGAGGTGCTGGTCACCCAGATGGGCCCGGTCACCGAGCGCGTCCTGGCCGCCTGCCCGGCGCTGCGCCTGGTCGTCGTCTGCCGGGGCGGACCGGTCAATGTGAACCTGGACGCGGCCAAGATCCATGATGTACGGGTCTGTTACGCCCCTGGCCGGAACGCCGCCGCGACCGCCGAGTTCACCGTCGGCCTGCTGCTGGCCGCCCTGCGCCGGATTCCGCAGTCCCATGAACTGCTGGCCCGCCGGGGCAGTTGGGCGGGCGCCGCCTACTACACGTACGAGCACAGCGGTCTGGAGCTGGAGGACCTGCCCGTCGGACTCGTCGGCCACGGCGCGGTCGGCAGCCGGGTCGCGCGGGTGCTGTGCGCCTTCGGGGCCCGGGTGATGGTCCACGACCCCTATGCGCACGGCGAGATCCACGGACTGCGGCTCGCCTCCCTGGACGAACTCCTGCGCCGCTCCCAGGTGATCACCCTGCACGTCCGGCTCACCGCCGAGACCCGCGGGCTGATCGGCGCCCGGGAGCTGGCTCTGCTGCCGCCCGGCGCGGTCGTGGTGAACGCGGCGCGCGGGCCGCTGCTCGACGAGGTCGCGTTGTGCGCGGCGCTGGAGCGCGGGCACCTGTCGGCTGCGGCGCTCGACACGTACGCGCAGGAGCCGCTGCCGGCCGCCTCCCGGCTGCGCGCGCTCGCCGACCGGGTGGTGCTGACCCCGCATCTGGGCGGGGCAAGCCGTGCGGTGGCGGAGAAGGCGGCGACGATCGCGGCGGCGGAGGTGGGCCGCTGGGCGCGCCGGGAGCCGCTGGCGCACTGTCTGACCTGA
- a CDS encoding FGGY-family carbohydrate kinase, translating to MTVWLGIDLGTQSVRALLVEADGTVLGSGSAPLGGRRDGVRHEQDPGQWWDGVCAAAGTALQSRARTPIGGLAVCGTSGTVLLTDGAGRPMSPALMYDDARATEEAARARSLGLAVQDTWALPKALWLLRTYGPGRITHQPDLIVSLLTGELPPADSSHALKTGYDLERDTWPTLFPLDLPRSALPDVVRPGTRLGEVSPTAAEATGIPAGTPVVAGMTDGCAAQIASGALRPGSWNSVLGTTLVLKGASPTPVRDPTGVVYNHRAPDGSWLPGGASSVGAGVLTAAFPAADPAAMDERAAAHEPSGAISYPLVSPGERFPFLAPSATSLLLGEPENDADLWAALLQGVAFTERLCLDYLHHLGAPLDGPLTFTGGAARSPYWNQLRTDILGREAHVPREPEPALGMAALAAYGTGGVGGSLADVAEGMVRAGVVMTPRPDRTARFMEPYARLVDELEARGWLGGETATHARERL from the coding sequence ATGACAGTTTGGCTCGGGATCGACCTCGGTACGCAGAGTGTCCGGGCGCTGCTCGTCGAGGCCGACGGCACCGTCCTCGGCTCGGGCTCCGCCCCGCTCGGCGGCCGCAGGGACGGTGTGCGGCACGAGCAGGACCCCGGGCAGTGGTGGGACGGGGTGTGCGCGGCGGCCGGTACCGCGCTCCAGAGCCGGGCGCGGACCCCGATCGGCGGGCTCGCGGTGTGCGGCACCTCCGGCACGGTGCTTCTGACGGACGGCGCCGGACGGCCGATGAGCCCCGCGCTGATGTACGACGACGCCCGCGCGACCGAGGAGGCGGCACGAGCACGGTCGCTGGGCCTGGCCGTGCAGGACACCTGGGCCCTGCCCAAAGCCCTGTGGCTCCTCCGGACCTACGGCCCCGGCCGGATCACCCACCAGCCGGACCTGATCGTCTCCCTGCTCACCGGCGAACTGCCCCCGGCGGACTCCAGCCACGCCCTGAAGACCGGCTACGACCTGGAACGGGACACCTGGCCCACCCTGTTCCCCCTGGACCTGCCGCGGAGCGCGCTGCCCGACGTCGTCCGCCCCGGCACCCGGCTCGGCGAGGTCTCCCCGACCGCCGCCGAGGCCACCGGCATCCCCGCCGGCACCCCGGTGGTCGCCGGCATGACCGACGGCTGCGCGGCCCAGATCGCCTCCGGCGCCCTGCGCCCCGGCTCCTGGAACTCGGTGCTTGGCACCACCCTGGTCCTCAAGGGCGCCTCCCCGACCCCGGTCCGCGACCCCACCGGCGTGGTCTACAACCACCGTGCACCGGACGGAAGTTGGCTACCGGGCGGCGCCTCCAGCGTGGGCGCGGGCGTCCTCACGGCGGCGTTCCCGGCGGCGGACCCGGCGGCGATGGACGAACGAGCGGCGGCCCACGAACCCTCCGGCGCGATCAGCTACCCCTTGGTGTCACCGGGGGAACGCTTCCCCTTCCTCGCCCCGTCGGCAACCTCACTGCTCCTGGGCGAGCCGGAGAACGACGCCGACCTGTGGGCGGCCCTCCTCCAGGGCGTGGCCTTCACGGAACGGCTCTGCCTGGACTACCTGCACCACTTGGGCGCCCCGCTGGACGGCCCCCTCACCTTCACGGGCGGCGCCGCCCGCAGCCCCTACTGGAACCAACTCCGCACGGACATCCTGGGCCGCGAGGCCCACGTCCCGAGAGAACCGGAGCCGGCGTTGGGGATGGCGGCGCTGGCGGCGTACGGGACGGGAGGGGTTGGGGGTTCGTTGGCGGATGTGGCGGAGGGGATGGTGCGTGCAGGGGTGGTGATGACCCCTCGCCCGGATCGCACGGCGAGGTTCATGGAGCCGTACGCCAGGCTGGTGGACGAGCTGGAGGCGAGGGGATGGCTAGGAGGGGAGACGGCAACACACGCGCGCGAGCGTCTATGA
- a CDS encoding histidine phosphatase family protein, with protein MTATLLLTRHGQTIWHAENRYAGITDVPLTETGHVQAQSLAHWIYTHPVDAIWTSPLSRAVETAQPACRALALTLHQDHDLRECDFGVVEGRTLAEFEAENPHAAQAFREDPVNNPFPGAEDPRAAAARGAIALRRIATAHQGERVLVVAHNTLLRLVLCSLLKIPAQNYRRVLPRLRNTAITEVRMNSEGATALMSLNVPCE; from the coding sequence ATGACCGCCACCCTCCTCCTGACCCGCCACGGCCAAACAATCTGGCACGCCGAAAACCGCTACGCAGGAATCACGGACGTCCCCCTCACCGAGACCGGCCACGTCCAAGCACAGTCCCTGGCCCACTGGATCTACACCCACCCCGTGGACGCCATCTGGACCTCCCCCCTCTCCCGCGCCGTGGAAACCGCCCAGCCCGCGTGCAGGGCACTCGCCCTGACCCTCCACCAGGACCACGACCTCCGAGAGTGCGACTTCGGCGTAGTGGAAGGCAGAACACTCGCCGAGTTCGAAGCGGAAAACCCCCATGCGGCACAGGCATTCCGAGAAGACCCCGTGAACAATCCCTTCCCAGGCGCCGAAGACCCACGAGCGGCAGCAGCACGTGGCGCCATCGCCCTACGCCGTATCGCCACCGCCCACCAGGGCGAACGCGTCCTGGTGGTCGCCCACAACACCCTGCTCCGCCTGGTCCTGTGCTCCCTCCTGAAGATCCCCGCGCAGAACTACCGCCGAGTCCTCCCGCGCCTGCGCAACACGGCGATCACCGAAGTCCGAATGAACTCCGAAGGAGCCACCGCACTGATGTCCCTGAATGTGCCCTGCGAGTAG
- a CDS encoding SAM-dependent methyltransferase: MTEIDTSVPHSARIWNYWLGGKDNYPVDQAAGDAYTAVFPGIVTIARSSRAFLGRTIRYLVREAGVRQFLDVGTGLPTVDNTHEVAQRLAPESRIVYVDNDPLVLSHARTLLTSTPEGVTSYENLSLYEPERIIEAAARTLDLSRPTALILSGILGHVPDHAEACALVRRLLAGLPSGSHLSVNDGSRGTDPAYEQAQDAYNETGAVPYFLRPVAEIEAYFEGLELVDPGVVSVPLWRPYEPTLAPIGQHGGLARKP; encoded by the coding sequence ATGACGGAGATCGACACCTCTGTACCCCACTCGGCCCGCATCTGGAACTACTGGCTCGGCGGCAAGGACAACTACCCGGTGGACCAGGCCGCCGGTGACGCCTACACCGCCGTCTTCCCCGGCATCGTCACCATCGCCCGCAGCAGCCGCGCCTTCCTCGGCCGCACGATCCGGTACCTGGTGCGGGAGGCGGGCGTCCGTCAGTTCCTGGACGTCGGCACCGGCCTGCCCACCGTCGACAACACCCACGAGGTGGCGCAGCGCCTCGCGCCGGAGTCGAGGATCGTCTACGTCGACAACGACCCCTTGGTCCTCTCTCACGCCCGCACCCTGCTCACCTCGACACCCGAGGGCGTGACCTCGTACGAGAACCTGAGCCTGTACGAGCCCGAGCGGATCATCGAGGCCGCCGCCCGCACCCTGGACCTCTCCCGGCCCACGGCCCTGATCCTCAGCGGCATCCTCGGTCACGTGCCCGACCACGCCGAGGCCTGCGCCCTGGTCCGCCGCCTGCTCGCGGGCCTGCCCTCGGGCAGCCACCTCTCCGTCAACGACGGCTCCAGGGGCACCGATCCGGCCTACGAGCAGGCGCAGGACGCCTACAACGAGACCGGTGCGGTCCCGTACTTCCTGCGTCCCGTGGCGGAGATCGAGGCGTACTTCGAGGGCCTGGAGCTGGTCGACCCGGGAGTCGTCTCGGTACCGCTGTGGCGCCCGTACGAGCCGACGCTGGCCCCGATCGGCCAACACGGCGGCCTGGCCCGCAAGCCGTAG